In a genomic window of Peptoclostridium acidaminophilum DSM 3953:
- a CDS encoding thiamine pyrophosphate-dependent enzyme, whose translation MAYNFKEVMSKPDRFNGGHRMCAGCGAPLAVRGVLRAVKEEDKAVIGCATGCLEVSSFVYPYTAWSDSFIHTAFENASAMTGGVEGAYNVLKRKGKIKDTFKFITFGGDGGTYDIGFQSLSGAMERGHDMVYVCYDNGAYMNTGIQRSSATPKYADTTTTPAGSEIQGKQQFKKNLTDIMVEHNIPYAAQTTFIGNFKDLHEKSEKAIYKKGPAFLNVLAPCPRGWRYETEDLMEMCKLAVDTCFWPLFEVEDGNWTLSYEPKTKLPIEDFLRPQGRFKHLFKKGNEHMIEELQREVDRKWAKLLDKCNAK comes from the coding sequence ATGGCTTACAATTTCAAGGAAGTAATGAGCAAGCCCGATAGGTTCAACGGCGGACACAGGATGTGCGCAGGCTGCGGAGCGCCGCTGGCAGTAAGAGGAGTCCTAAGGGCCGTAAAGGAAGAGGACAAGGCTGTGATAGGCTGCGCTACAGGATGTCTCGAGGTGTCATCGTTTGTGTATCCATACACAGCGTGGAGCGACTCGTTCATACACACCGCGTTCGAGAATGCCAGCGCCATGACAGGTGGAGTGGAGGGCGCATACAACGTGCTAAAGAGAAAGGGCAAGATAAAGGATACATTCAAGTTCATAACATTCGGCGGAGACGGCGGCACATATGACATAGGATTCCAGTCACTTTCGGGAGCAATGGAAAGAGGGCATGACATGGTTTATGTATGCTACGACAACGGAGCCTACATGAACACGGGGATACAAAGATCATCGGCGACTCCTAAGTATGCGGACACGACAACGACTCCTGCAGGCAGCGAAATACAGGGTAAGCAGCAGTTCAAGAAGAATCTTACCGACATAATGGTGGAGCACAACATACCTTACGCTGCTCAGACAACATTCATAGGCAACTTCAAGGACCTGCATGAGAAGTCCGAAAAGGCCATATATAAGAAGGGTCCGGCTTTCCTCAACGTACTGGCTCCTTGTCCTAGAGGCTGGAGGTACGAGACAGAGGACCTTATGGAGATGTGCAAGCTGGCAGTGGACACATGCTTTTGGCCGCTTTTCGAGGTTGAGGACGGTAATTGGACTCTTTCCTACGAGCCAAAGACAAAGCTTCCAATAGAGGATTTTTTAAGACCGCAGGGAAGGTTCAAGCACCTATTCAAGAAGGGCAACGAGCACATGATAGAGGAGCTTCAGAGGGAAGTCGACAGGAAGTGGGCCAAGCTTCTTGACAAGTGCAACGCAAAGTAG
- a CDS encoding carbohydrate ABC transporter permease, with translation MKLSFKKLVYGFVIVMFLLFTLGPILWCFTVSISPESEMFGNTTRFLPENPTFENYIQLLDFSSRQGKTFLTGLGNSMKAVSMTLLVGLPVSLMTAYALSRFDFKYKRAIRMALLITIVIPVFTTIIPLYAMFAEFGILDNIFWLSLVYVSSFLPMVTWVLSNYMNTIPSELDEAAFLDGCGRIKVFFVIILPNSIAIIFAIVLMIFLMTWNQYQIPLILASSLDTKPLSMIVADFTSKDLIQYGVTAAAGILALLPPAVVAIVFRKSLILGLTQGSVKG, from the coding sequence ATGAAACTATCCTTTAAAAAATTAGTCTATGGCTTTGTCATAGTCATGTTCCTTTTGTTCACACTAGGTCCCATATTGTGGTGCTTCACCGTAAGTATAAGCCCAGAAAGCGAGATGTTCGGAAACACCACACGCTTTCTGCCCGAAAACCCCACATTCGAGAATTATATTCAGCTCCTGGATTTTAGTTCAAGGCAGGGAAAAACGTTTCTGACAGGGCTAGGGAACTCTATGAAGGCGGTCTCCATGACACTTCTTGTCGGTCTTCCCGTATCACTTATGACTGCCTACGCATTGTCACGCTTTGATTTCAAATACAAGAGAGCTATACGCATGGCGCTGCTCATTACTATTGTAATACCTGTTTTCACAACTATTATTCCCTTGTATGCCATGTTTGCGGAGTTTGGGATACTAGACAACATATTCTGGCTTTCGCTTGTATACGTCTCGTCCTTTCTGCCTATGGTAACATGGGTGCTGTCAAACTATATGAACACAATTCCAAGTGAGCTTGATGAAGCGGCATTCCTGGATGGCTGCGGGCGTATAAAGGTTTTTTTTGTCATCATACTGCCTAATTCCATTGCAATTATTTTCGCAATAGTACTCATGATATTTTTAATGACATGGAACCAGTACCAAATACCTCTTATACTTGCTTCATCACTGGATACGAAACCTTTGAGCATGATTGTGGCCGATTTCACATCCAAGGATTTGATTCAGTATGGCGTTACCGCAGCTGCCGGAATATTGGCCCTTCTTCCGCCTGCTGTCGTGGCCATAGTATTCAGAAAGTCACTAATTTTAGGCTTGACACAGGGTTCGGTAAAAGGGTAG
- a CDS encoding carbohydrate ABC transporter permease — MQRDVQKALGFLMPMAIIMLGLVFYPIIRTFIFSLQRYKLTEPDKVGFIGFENYAAVLRSPAFHYAIVNTLLIMGIVLIVGLFSSIVVALILYGKTRLSGLLTAVAVIPWALPPVVNGVVWKFIFYPGQGFLNKLLYNLDLIDEPVRWLNTRFGTLLIVGLIVAWRTIPFCAIVFLANMQSIPQEVYDAAKVDGANSRKTFLYITMPHLMPSVAIALTNLTMSSINVFDEIAALVGFRNMGQPLLIYNYTETFSFMNFGYGSAITYIIMIASGVFGYFYIRSLHFGGGKS, encoded by the coding sequence ATGCAGCGAGATGTCCAAAAGGCCTTGGGTTTTTTGATGCCAATGGCCATTATTATGCTTGGACTGGTGTTTTATCCTATTATCAGAACCTTTATTTTCAGCCTTCAGCGGTACAAGCTGACCGAGCCCGACAAAGTAGGTTTCATAGGATTTGAAAATTATGCCGCTGTCCTAAGGAGCCCCGCCTTCCATTATGCCATTGTTAACACTCTTTTAATAATGGGAATTGTGCTCATAGTGGGGCTTTTTTCAAGCATAGTCGTAGCTCTAATACTTTACGGCAAGACTAGACTGAGCGGTCTGCTTACAGCAGTTGCAGTCATACCCTGGGCGCTTCCTCCCGTTGTAAACGGCGTAGTGTGGAAGTTCATATTTTACCCGGGCCAAGGCTTCCTGAACAAGCTGCTCTACAACCTGGATTTAATCGACGAGCCTGTAAGATGGCTCAACACCAGATTTGGAACACTTCTAATCGTCGGCCTAATTGTGGCGTGGCGCACCATTCCGTTTTGCGCCATAGTTTTTCTGGCAAACATGCAATCAATACCGCAGGAGGTTTACGATGCGGCGAAGGTGGACGGGGCAAACAGCAGAAAGACTTTTCTATATATAACAATGCCCCACCTTATGCCCTCGGTGGCTATTGCTTTGACAAATCTAACCATGAGCTCTATAAATGTGTTTGATGAAATAGCCGCATTGGTGGGATTCAGGAACATGGGGCAACCACTTTTGATATACAACTATACAGAGACCTTCTCATTTATGAATTTCGGATACGGCAGCGCGATTACCTATATTATAATGATTGCTTCAGGAGTCTTCGGCTATTTCTATATCCGCAGCCTGCATTTCGGAGGTGGCAAGTCATGA
- a CDS encoding ABC transporter substrate-binding protein: MMKKMKRILSIAMILVLTVSLAACGKKQEEAAKPLEGSEITFMIPEWGVPSQEMLDEFTAETGITVNVETVAWDDIRDKIAVAAAGKKAPADVIEVDWSWVGEFSSAGWLEPITLTQEDIDDIPSLSSFTVDGKILGIPYANDFRIGYYNTEIYEKAGLTEPKTWDDVAAQMKAIKDQNLLANPYTLPLTAGEGTTTSMIWLTYLRDGKVFNDDNTLNKENVMKTLEFVDSMIKQGLINPVNTTTKDIDTYRQLTNGEAAFMVGPTSFVGRANDEKESKVVGKIMPIVPPGGTEKATQTMALVEGIGVTKYSENKEAAEVFVKWYTSKQMQAKMYDEQSAIPTRTTVLKELIDTGKMKNTGAMLETSKLIQSPFPTGVPKYYAEMSSAIYNAVNKMALGQLTPEQAFEEMNAKVTSLAKQ, translated from the coding sequence ATGATGAAAAAAATGAAAAGAATATTGAGTATCGCAATGATTCTTGTGCTCACCGTTTCTTTAGCGGCATGCGGCAAGAAGCAGGAGGAGGCGGCAAAGCCTCTGGAAGGCTCGGAAATAACGTTCATGATTCCGGAGTGGGGTGTTCCTTCTCAGGAGATGCTCGACGAGTTTACAGCTGAAACAGGCATTACTGTAAACGTGGAAACCGTTGCATGGGACGACATACGCGACAAGATAGCCGTTGCCGCCGCGGGCAAAAAAGCGCCTGCCGATGTAATCGAGGTTGACTGGTCTTGGGTTGGGGAATTCTCCAGCGCGGGATGGCTTGAGCCTATTACTCTGACTCAAGAGGATATAGACGACATCCCGAGTTTGTCTTCATTCACCGTTGATGGCAAGATTCTGGGCATTCCTTACGCCAACGATTTCAGAATCGGATACTACAACACTGAAATCTACGAAAAAGCCGGCCTAACAGAACCTAAGACATGGGACGACGTAGCCGCTCAGATGAAAGCAATAAAGGATCAAAACCTGCTAGCAAATCCGTATACATTGCCTCTAACAGCAGGAGAGGGAACTACTACATCTATGATTTGGCTGACATACCTGAGAGACGGCAAGGTATTCAACGACGATAATACACTTAACAAGGAAAATGTAATGAAAACCTTGGAATTCGTTGACAGCATGATCAAGCAGGGCCTGATCAATCCTGTTAACACTACAACTAAAGATATCGACACGTATCGTCAGCTTACAAACGGCGAAGCAGCGTTCATGGTTGGCCCAACTTCCTTTGTGGGAAGAGCCAATGATGAAAAGGAATCCAAGGTAGTAGGAAAAATAATGCCAATTGTGCCTCCTGGCGGAACCGAAAAAGCTACGCAAACAATGGCCCTTGTTGAAGGCATAGGTGTTACTAAGTATTCAGAAAACAAGGAAGCTGCCGAGGTTTTCGTAAAATGGTACACATCAAAGCAAATGCAAGCTAAAATGTATGACGAGCAAAGCGCCATACCTACAAGAACAACCGTGCTTAAGGAGCTTATAGACACTGGAAAGATGAAAAACACAGGAGCTATGCTTGAAACATCCAAGCTTATACAGTCGCCATTCCCTACAGGAGTGCCAAAATACTATGCCGAAATGAGCTCAGCAATATATAATGCTGTCAACAAAATGGCACTAGGCCAATTGACACCTGAGCAAGCCTTTGAGGAAATGAATGCAAAAGTGACCAGCTTGGCTAAACAATAA
- a CDS encoding acyltransferase domain-containing protein, with protein MTKNEFMFKLNSILSQLDFDVEAKHDALKYIPAHYGYISKAAKEAYILDDDSDPIKKRKPHTKLMILIFKMVELSDTYKEKGLPENVILDTLSDVTLRQRLYKMMHGKLGLSDEDIMWLKRIYQLKIFKLGALQFEITDMKYVKWKGIKYIEGVSELIPEGVPTLNVHIRRGVDFSRDAVDSSFQRAESFFAEHFPGHDFVAYTCNSWMLYPGNEAFLAPTSNILDFAARFQLIGEATDKDMAIKYIYFKRYRYKKDYPQETSLQRKVLGSFNKLGAGCGIIWREKTL; from the coding sequence ATGACAAAAAATGAATTCATGTTCAAGCTGAACAGCATATTATCACAGTTAGACTTTGATGTGGAGGCAAAGCATGATGCTTTAAAATATATACCTGCCCATTATGGCTATATTTCCAAAGCTGCTAAAGAAGCATACATTCTTGACGACGACAGCGATCCTATTAAAAAGAGGAAACCCCATACGAAACTTATGATCCTCATATTCAAAATGGTTGAGCTGTCGGATACGTACAAGGAGAAAGGGCTGCCAGAGAATGTGATACTTGACACTCTTTCGGATGTGACACTGCGGCAAAGGCTTTACAAAATGATGCATGGCAAGCTGGGATTGTCCGACGAAGACATTATGTGGCTTAAAAGAATATACCAGCTTAAAATATTCAAGCTGGGAGCGCTGCAGTTTGAAATAACTGACATGAAATATGTGAAATGGAAGGGCATAAAGTATATTGAAGGAGTATCTGAATTGATACCCGAGGGCGTTCCAACACTCAACGTCCACATTAGAAGGGGTGTGGATTTTTCCAGAGACGCTGTCGACAGCTCCTTTCAAAGGGCCGAGAGCTTTTTTGCGGAGCATTTTCCAGGGCATGACTTCGTGGCTTACACCTGCAACTCGTGGATGCTCTATCCGGGAAATGAGGCCTTTCTTGCCCCCACCAGCAACATACTGGATTTTGCCGCCAGGTTCCAGCTTATAGGTGAAGCAACCGACAAGGATATGGCAATTAAGTATATCTACTTTAAAAGGTACAGGTACAAGAAGGACTATCCCCAGGAAACAAGCCTCCAGAGGAAGGTCCTTGGCAGCTTCAACAAACTCGGCGCCGGCTGCGGCATTATCTGGCGTGAAAAGACACTATAA